Proteins encoded by one window of Prevotella nigrescens:
- a CDS encoding helix-hairpin-helix domain-containing protein, whose amino-acid sequence MDFREFFYLQKTDRKAIAFLLCLAIGILGIMLLLGNKHSSTLLNGADSAAIATEKGRNTTRYESGSEQYRMENERKVELFPFDPNTADSLQLSCLGLAPYQIRNIYKYRAKGGVFRSPQSFAKVYGLTRKQYRALEPYITIGDDYQPAFTMETIRNYERGRAEEQRKLHEAYEEYKKNDAYKPYKKYDRDTIRYPIKIKLGAHINLAHADTTMLKKVPGIGSGWAKAIVAYGERLGGYVAVGQLREIEGFPVESLPFFEVRNTQTKRLNLNTLSVSQLRRHPYINFYMARQIVEYRRLKGRLNSLSQLRLLKEFPPDVIERLQPYVCF is encoded by the coding sequence ATGGATTTTCGTGAATTCTTTTACCTGCAAAAGACGGATAGAAAGGCTATTGCCTTTCTGCTATGTCTTGCCATTGGCATCTTGGGAATCATGCTTTTATTAGGCAACAAGCACAGTAGCACATTGCTGAATGGTGCTGACAGCGCGGCAATTGCCACAGAAAAAGGAAGGAATACGACCAGGTACGAGTCTGGTTCGGAGCAGTACAGAATGGAGAACGAACGAAAAGTAGAGCTGTTTCCGTTCGATCCGAACACGGCAGACAGTCTACAGCTAAGTTGTTTAGGTCTTGCACCCTACCAAATACGCAATATCTACAAGTACAGAGCCAAGGGAGGCGTATTCCGTTCGCCCCAATCGTTTGCCAAAGTCTATGGTTTAACCCGCAAGCAATACCGGGCTTTGGAACCCTACATAACCATTGGCGACGACTATCAGCCTGCTTTCACGATGGAAACCATACGCAATTACGAGCGAGGGCGGGCAGAAGAACAGCGAAAACTGCACGAAGCCTACGAGGAGTACAAGAAGAACGATGCGTATAAACCCTACAAGAAATACGACAGGGATACCATTCGATATCCCATAAAGATTAAGTTGGGCGCACACATCAACCTTGCCCATGCCGATACAACGATGCTGAAGAAAGTTCCCGGCATTGGTTCTGGCTGGGCAAAAGCCATTGTAGCTTATGGAGAACGACTTGGCGGATACGTTGCGGTGGGACAACTGAGGGAGATAGAGGGCTTTCCGGTGGAGTCGTTGCCGTTCTTCGAGGTTCGCAACACACAAACCAAGCGTCTCAATCTGAATACCCTTTCGGTGTCGCAACTGCGTCGCCACCCATACATAAACTTCTATATGGCACGCCAGATAGTAGAATACAGACGATTAAAAGGCAGATTAAACAGTCTTTCACAACTTAGGCTGCTCAAGGAATTTCCGCCCGATGTAATCGAAAGGCTGCAACCTTACGTCTGCTTTTAA
- the prfB gene encoding peptide chain release factor 2, which translates to MITAEQLKDVVARVDALHHYLGIDKKKIEFEEEQLRTQAPDFWDDADRAREQMKKVKGIEKWLKGYENVKSEAEELQLAFDFYKDELVTEEEVDNDYAKVITDIENLELMNMLRQEEDSMECVMKINSGAGGTESQDWASMLMRMYMRYGEAHGYKVAISDIQDGDEAGIKSVTMKFEGGEYAYGFLKSENGVHRLVRVSPFNAQGKRMTSFASVFVSPLIDDSIEVYVDPARVSWDTFRSGGAGGQNVNKVESGVRLRYQYEDPDTGEQEEILIENTETRDQPKNRAKAMQLLRSQLYDRAMKKRMEAQAKVEASKKKIEWGSQIRSYVFDDRRVKDHRTNYQTSDVDGVMDGKIDGFIKAYLMEFPEEEE; encoded by the coding sequence AAGAAGAACAGCTTCGCACGCAGGCACCCGACTTCTGGGACGATGCCGACCGTGCAAGGGAGCAGATGAAGAAGGTCAAAGGCATAGAAAAATGGCTGAAAGGCTACGAAAATGTGAAATCGGAAGCCGAAGAACTGCAACTCGCATTCGACTTCTATAAAGACGAACTCGTTACCGAAGAAGAAGTAGACAACGACTATGCAAAGGTAATAACCGATATAGAGAACCTCGAACTGATGAATATGCTTCGCCAAGAAGAGGATTCCATGGAGTGCGTAATGAAGATTAATTCCGGCGCAGGGGGTACGGAGAGTCAGGACTGGGCATCTATGCTGATGCGAATGTATATGCGTTACGGCGAAGCACACGGCTACAAGGTTGCCATTTCTGACATTCAAGATGGCGACGAGGCAGGTATAAAGAGCGTAACCATGAAGTTTGAGGGCGGAGAATATGCCTACGGCTTCCTGAAAAGCGAGAACGGCGTACACCGTCTGGTGCGCGTCAGTCCTTTCAATGCACAGGGAAAGCGCATGACGAGCTTTGCCAGCGTGTTCGTTTCACCCCTTATCGACGATTCCATCGAAGTGTATGTAGACCCCGCACGCGTAAGTTGGGACACCTTTAGGTCGGGTGGTGCCGGTGGACAGAACGTGAACAAGGTAGAATCTGGCGTGCGCTTGCGTTATCAATACGAAGATCCCGACACGGGAGAACAGGAAGAAATCCTCATAGAAAACACGGAAACGCGCGACCAACCAAAGAATAGGGCGAAGGCAATGCAGCTTCTGAGGTCGCAGTTGTACGACCGTGCAATGAAAAAACGTATGGAGGCGCAAGCCAAGGTTGAGGCTTCGAAGAAGAAAATAGAATGGGGGAGCCAGATAAGAAGCTATGTCTTCGACGACCGTCGTGTGAAGGACCACCGTACAAACTACCAGACTTCCGATGTAGACGGTGTGATGGACGGCAAGATAGACGGCTTTATTAAGGCGTACTTAATGGAGTTTCCTGAAGAAGAAGAATAG
- a CDS encoding CYTH domain-containing protein, translated as MMSSGLEIERKFLVHKNMDWKSQAYSVSHVRQGYFADINTVRVRIRDSKGYLTIKGKSVDGGLSRYEFEKEITLEEAEQLLRLCEKGIIDKHRYLVKSGRHVFEIDEFHGENEGLVMAEVELGSITETFEKPDFIGMEVTGDARFYNRQMRCNPFSAWKETLPAEYR; from the coding sequence ATGATGAGCAGCGGATTGGAAATTGAACGCAAGTTTCTTGTCCATAAAAATATGGACTGGAAGAGTCAGGCGTACAGCGTCAGTCATGTCAGACAGGGATATTTTGCAGACATCAATACTGTTCGTGTACGCATTCGCGACAGCAAAGGCTATCTGACAATCAAGGGAAAATCGGTTGATGGTGGTCTTTCGCGTTACGAATTCGAGAAGGAAATAACCCTCGAAGAGGCGGAACAACTTCTTCGCTTGTGCGAAAAAGGAATTATAGACAAGCACCGCTATCTTGTGAAAAGTGGCAGACATGTCTTCGAAATCGATGAGTTTCATGGCGAGAACGAGGGGCTTGTAATGGCAGAAGTAGAGTTAGGCAGCATAACGGAGACCTTCGAGAAGCCCGACTTCATAGGAATGGAGGTAACGGGAGATGCCCGCTTTTACAATCGGCAGATGCGTTGCAACCCATTCAGTGCCTGGAAAGAAACCTTACCAGCAGAGTACCGATAA
- a CDS encoding VanZ family protein has protein sequence MKRMLSLLRRFPMVIAMTIFILVVSLIPIPETPLSSITLIDKWTHIGLYTILGMVVAHEYFHNQKSVTPKGMFLGVWLLPSLLGGAIELLQAYCTNGNRSGEWLDFVADMVGCTIALIIGTLLVRFLSRH, from the coding sequence ATGAAGAGAATGCTCTCGTTATTGCGCAGGTTTCCAATGGTCATTGCCATGACGATATTTATCTTGGTCGTTTCGTTAATACCTATTCCGGAGACACCATTAAGTAGTATTACACTCATAGACAAGTGGACACACATCGGCTTATATACCATACTGGGCATGGTTGTGGCGCACGAGTACTTTCACAACCAAAAATCTGTAACACCAAAGGGTATGTTTCTGGGCGTCTGGCTGTTGCCTTCGCTCTTGGGAGGGGCAATAGAATTACTGCAAGCCTATTGTACCAATGGGAACAGAAGTGGCGAATGGCTCGATTTTGTTGCCGACATGGTAGGTTGTACCATCGCTTTGATTATCGGTACTCTGCTGGTAAGGTTTCTTTCCAGGCACTGA